In the genome of uncultured Treponema sp., one region contains:
- a CDS encoding NAD-binding protein: protein MNIMIIGAGFTGVQLAKRLINEGNIVKIIESNEDIVEHVSNRLDCEVINADGNNLQVLEELEIGKMDALVTLTDSDEINMITCSLVDAVYPDVLKIARVRNYAYYANTNTTARQHAETFKGNHRPLYGIDYMIHPDVEAAQAIVKAVEHGAISDIVDFGENGDFEIIALQIEKGSKLDGAALKNIRSLTDKKFLIVYQETKEKDSDNMISALPSGETILNAGDRIGIIIEKENIPFILELCGIKTDTIKKIALVGIGRIGTIVADKIIEKDKVSFLRKIFSGTKNISQTFTIIDSDKNLCKEAEKKFPQAQIFNADITDDVFIEEEGIQKYNLVICATHNHELNMVVSAYLESLGVEKTIALVAQSQFGNIARKLGIDVAIPMRDTLVDSIISHLHGKSVTGIHTVSNGAFEIVECDLPSSSKFIGKQLKDIASPGEYLILLVKKIGSEKFELPQGNTTFSVGDHLVIIEKTGDKKILEKFSK from the coding sequence ATGAACATAATGATAATCGGCGCAGGCTTTACTGGAGTTCAGCTGGCAAAACGCCTTATAAACGAAGGCAACATTGTAAAAATAATCGAAAGCAACGAAGACATTGTTGAGCACGTAAGCAATCGTCTTGACTGCGAAGTTATAAATGCAGACGGAAACAACCTTCAAGTTTTGGAAGAACTTGAAATCGGTAAAATGGATGCGCTTGTAACTTTGACTGACAGCGATGAAATCAACATGATTACCTGCTCTCTTGTGGACGCAGTTTATCCAGACGTGTTGAAAATTGCGCGTGTAAGAAACTACGCCTACTATGCAAACACAAACACAACAGCGCGCCAGCATGCGGAAACTTTCAAGGGAAATCATCGTCCGCTTTATGGAATTGATTACATGATTCATCCCGATGTAGAAGCGGCGCAGGCAATTGTAAAAGCTGTTGAGCACGGGGCAATAAGCGACATAGTTGATTTTGGCGAAAACGGTGATTTTGAAATCATTGCTCTTCAAATTGAAAAAGGAAGCAAACTCGATGGAGCCGCATTAAAAAACATCCGCTCGCTTACAGACAAAAAATTTCTTATAGTTTATCAGGAAACAAAAGAAAAAGATTCAGACAACATGATTTCAGCCTTGCCATCCGGCGAAACGATTTTAAATGCAGGAGACAGAATCGGAATCATAATTGAAAAAGAAAACATTCCGTTCATACTTGAGCTTTGCGGAATCAAGACAGACACAATAAAAAAAATCGCATTAGTTGGAATCGGAAGAATCGGAACAATCGTAGCAGACAAAATTATTGAAAAAGACAAAGTTTCGTTTTTAAGAAAAATTTTCAGCGGAACAAAAAATATTTCTCAGACATTCACAATCATAGACAGCGACAAAAATCTTTGCAAGGAAGCTGAAAAAAAATTTCCGCAGGCGCAGATTTTCAACGCAGACATCACAGACGATGTTTTTATAGAAGAAGAAGGAATTCAAAAGTACAACCTTGTAATTTGCGCCACGCACAATCACGAGCTGAACATGGTTGTTTCCGCTTACCTTGAATCTCTTGGCGTGGAAAAAACAATCGCGCTCGTTGCCCAGTCTCAGTTCGGAAACATTGCAAGAAAGCTTGGAATCGATGTCGCAATTCCTATGAGAGACACTTTGGTTGATTCAATCATAAGCCATCTGCACGGAAAATCAGTAACTGGAATTCATACAGTTTCAAACGGCGCATTTGAAATCGTGGAATGCGATTTGCCTTCATCAAGCAAATTTATAGGCAAGCAGCTGAAAGACATTGCAAGTCCAGGCGAATATCTGATTCTTCTTGTAAAAAAAATTGGAAGTGAAAAATTTGAACTTCCGCAGGGAAACACGACATTTTCCGTGGGCGACCATCTGGTTATAATAGAAAAAACTGGAGACAAAAAAATTCTGGAAAAATTCAGCAAATAG